In a genomic window of Gossypium arboreum isolate Shixiya-1 chromosome 7, ASM2569848v2, whole genome shotgun sequence:
- the LOC108483156 gene encoding dol-P-Man:Man(5)GlcNAc(2)-PP-Dol alpha-1,3-mannosyltransferase-like, whose product MTLLHAATGSILFGWWHLGLIIFSVALSIKMNVLLYAPSLFILMLKAMSISGVISALAGAALVQIVLGLPFLLSFPVEYISRAFNLGRVFIHFWSVN is encoded by the exons ATGACACTCCTCCATGCTGCAACGGGATCTATTCTTTTTGGATGGTGGCATTTGGGGTTGATTATTTTTAG TGTTGCCCTATCGATTAAGATGAATGTCCTACTCTATGCTCCATCTCTTTTTATACTCATGCTAAAG GCTATGAGTATCAGTGGGGTAATATCAGCTTTAGCTGGTGCAGCACTTGTGCAG ATTGTGCTGGGGCTGccatttttattatcatttccAGTTGAATATATATCACGAGCCTTTAATCTTGGACGTGTCTTCATCCACTTCTG GTCTGTCAACTAG